The Bdellovibrio sp. ArHS nucleotide sequence GGTTTGACCGCCTACTGTTATACTGGCGGGTATGATTGTCCGCCCAAAACTTTGACGGGCTCTGTGCGCGATGATCTGATTTATATTCCGGAAGTCATTGGGGTGGGCGAGTTGGCGATCGCGGATCGTCGGGCTCCAGAACCCGAGATCAAAGATTTGGCCAAAGCCTGCATTGATTCATACGTCGGTGGCATGTTGGCAAATAAACCAGGGGTTGCGCACATCCATGTCGGCGACGGCGCTCGTCGCATGCAATCGTTGCGAGATCTGATGGAAAAACACGTTGTGCTGCCTGGAAATTTTCATATCACCCACATCGGACGCAGCGAGGCCTTGATTAAAGAAGCAGTGGAAATGGCCCGACAGGGCTGTTATGTCGATCTGGATTTGTGGGATCGCGACTTTAGCTATTGGTATCAGGTGTACAAAGAACTGAAAGGTCCGTTGGATCAGTTGACAGTATCCTCCGATGCAAGCAAGGGACCACCGGCAGATCTTTGGTACGAAATAAAAGCCTGTGTTTTACAACACGGATTTAAACTTGAGGAGCTACTAAAACACTTTACTAGCAACACCGCACGGGCCTTAAAGCTCAGTCGTAAAGGGCACCTGGCCGTGGGGTGTGATGCGGACGTTGCGGTCTTCGACAAGAACACCTTTGAGATGAAACATGTAATATCTCGGGGACAGATTCTGATGAAAGATGGAAAATTAAATTTCATTAACAGACCTCCTGACTCAAGAAGGGAATTTGATGTTTATGGAATCCGTAAAGAAGAAGATTCGAAGATCTGAAGCCCGGCATGTCAAAGTGCTTCATCCCCAGGGGACGCTGATCATTATCGGTGGCCGCGAGGATAAAACGGGTGAAAAAAGAATACTCAAAGAAATCGCCGCCCGGGTTCATGGAGGAAAGCTCATCATTATCACGGCCGCCAGTGAAGTCCCGCACGAAGTGTGGCCCGAATACCGGGAAATTTTCAAAAAATTAGGCGTCAAAAAAATCGAGCACTTCCATTGCAATCAACCCGAAGAAGTTCGCACCATGGATTTACAAAAACTTTTTGATAAAGCCAAAGTGGTTTTTTTTACTGGCGGTGATCAACTCAAGTTGACGAGCAAGCTGGGAGGAACTTTGGTTATGGACTATATCATCGAAGTTTTTAAAAAAGGGGGCACCTTGGCGGGAACTTCCGCCGGGGCCAGTGTCATGGGTGAAATCATGCTTGTCGGTGGGGAAAATGCCGAATCTCACAAAGTGGGAAACTGGATGATGGCTCCAGGTATGCGTTTCGTGGAAAGTCTGATTATCGATCAACATTTTGCCCAGCGCGGACGCATCGGCCGATTGTTAGGGGCTGTGGCTCTGAACCCCGGCGTTTTGGGAATTGGGATTGATGAGGGCACGGCGATCATTGTCGAACAGGAACAGTTTCGCATCATGGGCGAAAATGCCGTCTACGTACTTGATGGCCGGGGCGTGACATACACCAATATTTCAGAGGCGTCTGCGGACCAGACGATGTCTATTCATGATGTCAGACTGCATGTGTTGTCGGAACCCGAAGTTTTTGATTTGAAAAAGCGCACCGCCTTATCCATGTCTTCGGGCAATGGATAGTGTCCCTCACTTGCCTTCTTTGCTGAGCGGTTGAATATTATAAAATTTGAAAAGCGAGGAAACTATGCTCATTTACGATGCTCTCCGTAAGGATCATGATGAAGTCAAAGAACTGTTAGCGCGTCTTATCGAACTTGAGGAAACTCAAACAGCTTCGCCTCAGCGAACGAAGTTGATCGAGCAAATTGTGGAGACATTGATTCCACACGCTCGAGCGGAAGAAGCCGTGCTTTATAATTCACTGCGGATGTTGAAAGACTCTAAAGACGATGCCATGCACGCGTATCGCGAGCACATGGAGGCCGAGGCGCTTCTGCGTGTTTTGCAGGTGCAGGATAAAGCAAATATGGCTTGGAAAACCACGGCCAGAAAACTTCAATCGTCCCTGGAACACCACATTCAAGAGGAAGAAAATCATTTATTCATGGTGGCTCAAGGGCTTTTTACCGATGAAGAAGCCGAAGCAATGACTGACGAGTTCAATGATATGAAGATGGAAGTCAGCGAGAAAGGTTTTATGGGGACCACCTTGGATATGATCACTAATTTGATGCCCCCGGCGATGTCGGATGCTCTTCGAAGCAATAATAATCGCCACGTTCAATAAGGACTTGAGCTGCTTTTTCCCCTCAGGACCCCCACAGAAATATGGTAAGAGTCGGTCAGGGCTAGGGCTTTATGCCAGTAGCCCGCCGGAATATAAAGCCAATCACCGGGCTTCAAATAGCAGCGAATTTCCGCGCGATTGGTTTCTTTACGAAGATCCTCGGCCTGAGACTCTTTGCGAAGCGAAGCTCCGGGATTGACAGAGTTCTTGCGAAGACGGAATTCTTTTTCGCCATGGCTTTGGATGACGAACACATCTTCATAGTCGTAATGCCAGTCAAATCCTTCCTGCCCCTCAGGAGTGCAGTAAAGCTGCACATCGATGGGCGCCTTAAAAAGGCGGTAGAAGTCGCGAGCGATCGCCGCAAAAACGGGATGTGCTTGTTCCGCGTGACGAACTAGGACTGTGCGCCCCTCGATAAAACCTTTTCTGGCCTGACTAAAAGTCAATTGACCGGTGTTGAGGTTTTCATCCGTGGGCAGTTGACCCTGTCGCGGAAGCCAACAGTTTTTGTGACCCGTAAAAAGAATCTCATCCAAGGTATTCCAGGAAAGGCTCTTGCGAAGAAAGGCCGCTTTTTCCGGCGCAGCGTAAGGCTCGCGATATAAGTGATTCGTCGAAAAATCTGATAGGGTCATGGGTGCAAGAAGCTGTTCGAGTATCGACATGATCGGGTCCTTGTGGGATGAGGCTAAATGACTGAATAATATGGCGCGAAGACGACCACAAGTTACGATTGATTACATTTTGGACGATCTATGGAAGAACTTCATGTGCAAGGGAAGTAGTGTTTGATTGCATATCAGTCGCTGTATAATTTCAGTATGAAGAGGAGTCCTTGGACTCCTCTTTTTTTTTGCCGCTAGGATGAATGTTGGTGGGGGTGGCAATGCGGCTGTTAATTTTGGTGTTAATGGTCCCAAGTATTTTGTGGGGCCAAACGGAGGACACCCGAGCTCGTCAATTGGAAGTGTTGGCAAAGAAAGCCACAATCTATGCCTATCCGCTTGTCGAGAACGCGCGGGCTATTTACGAGCAGTTCTACAACCGTGATTCCAAAGCTTTTAAGGCCCCAGTCAACACCCTTCGGACCGTGGCAACTCTTCCAGACGCCAGTTTTAAAACCCCGTCGATGAATCTAGATGTCGCTTATGGCTACCTGTTAATGGATTTACGAGCAGAGCCTTTTGTAATTTCACTGCCCAAAATCACTAAAGACCGTTACCACTCCGTTCAGATCATGGATCTTTATACGCACAACGTGGACTATCTGGGTACTCGCAAAGATGGCCGGGAAGAGGGGCCGTTCCTGATCGTCGGTCCTACCTGGACGGGAAGTGCAGCAGGTTTTCGGCGAATTATTAAAGTTGAAACCGAGTTCGCGCTGGCTCTTTTTAGAATGCAGATCTTTGACGAACCCGACCTGGTGAATGTGCAGGCTTTGCAGTCGCAATATAAGGTGATGCCTTTAAGCGTTTTGCAAAAAGGGACCGCCGTGCAAAAACCTGCCTTGATATTTCCGCCTGTTCTGGATGTGAATGATGTGGATTCCTACTTTGCCACTTTCAATTTTGTTCTAGGATTGTCGCCGGTTTTAAAAAGTGAAAAGGCCTTGCGTGCGGACTTTGAATCTTTAGGACTTGCCCCAGGCCAACCATTTGAGTTGGCGCGCTTGAATCCTGAGCAAAGAGCCGCCCTTCGCAAAGGATACGCAGAGGGGCTGCAAGAAATTCGCGAAGTGGCGCAGAATACTGGAGATACCCGTCACCTTTATGGAACGCGGGAGTTCTTCAAAGAAAATTATCTGAACCGCGCCGTGGGCGCTTTTTTGGGGCTTTATGGTAGTTCGAAAGAAGAAGCTGTGACCGTGGCCTGGCGTGTGGATGAGATCAATGAAGGCGAAAAGCTGGATGGTTCCAAGTACAACTATATGTTGCGATTCACAAAGAACAACTTGCCACCGGTGCGCGCCTTTTGGTCGTTAACGATGTATGATGCCGGTTTGAATTTGGTTAAAAATCCCATCAGCCGCTATCACATCAGCTCGCACAATTTATCAAAGTTGAAACGTGATGGTGATGGTGGCTTAACCATTCACTTGCAAAGAACTTCACCGGGACCCACGAAAGAGACCAACTGGCTGCCGACTCCCGCGGGGCCCTTTGTCGCCGTCTTAAGAATGTATGCGCCTATGAAAGAAGTCAGAGAAGGTCAGTGGAAGAAGCCAGCAATGACCGCAGTAAATCCGTCCGCTCTTTCGAAGAAGTAGCGATTGTGTTGACCTCAATAGAATCGCAAAGAATAATAAGAGTACATGTACTTAAATGAACTCCGGAAATACATTGTTGCGTTCATACTCTTTTTTGCCACGAACGCAATTGCTAGTCTGCAAATGCAGTTATCCACCGGGGTGAGTTCCCCTCAGGCCACAAACCCCAGCGAAGTTATTTTTGCAGATCAGAGCGCGCCGGATCTGGCAATGGGCTATAGTGCAGAGGATTTATGGATTCGAGTCACACTTTTTAATGACTCGGACTCAGTGGAAAAGAAAATTCTTTACTTGGATTCTCCCTTAGCAGGGCGTCTTTCACTGTATGGTGCAGACGGAATTGAACAGATTTCAGGACCGGGGGTTCCTTTACAGGACCGTCTTTATCATTCTCGATTAGGTGCTTTTCCGCTGGAACTTAAACCACGCTCTGAAGAAGTTTTGTACCTAAAAAGGGACTCCCATCATGCCCTCAGCGGGCGAGTGGTGATTGAGGACGAAAGTACTTTTTTAAAAAATGAGATGACCGCCAAAGCGATTTTCTTTTTTTACATCGGCGGAATTCTTTCTTTAGTTATCTATAATTTTTTTGTGGGTCTTTCGACGTCACAGAAAGATCATCTTAGTTACGCGGTGTTTGCTTTCAGCTTTGGTGTCACCGCGATGGTTCTGCACGGAGTCTTCGACACCTATCTTTTTCCTCAGGGACATTTCGTTTTTTCGAACTATTTGATGTTCTTTTCCTCGTTGACTCTTTTGTCAGCGACCCTCTTTGTGCGACGCTTTTTGAATATCGGCAGAAGTTTTTGGGTCGGTTATTACGGTACGATTCTGTTTTGTGGCTTGGCCCTCGTCACCGTGTTCGTCAGTTTTTTTGCGCCCAAGCATCGCGAACTTTTTGTGTTCGGCTACTGGATTGATCTTTCTATTGCCGGTGCGATTCTGTTCTTTATTTTTTGCGGGTTCTATTCGCTGATAAAACTGAAAAACCGACTGGCTCTTTACTTTTTAGCCAGTTGGTTGGTTGTTTTGGTTGGTACGTTCTTTTGGATCGCGTCTTTGCATGGCCTCGTCAGATCGACCAGCTTTACCCAATACTCGTTGCTCTTTGCAAATCTGGGAGAAATGTTGGTTTTGTCCTTGGGACTTGCTTATAAGCTGAAAACATTGGATCGGGAGAAGCGTCTGGCGCAACAGGCCGCGGGCGACAAAGAACGTTATCATCGTCTGGTGCGGGTGTTGTCCCACGACGTTGCCAATACAGTGTCGGGGCTCATGTATCATTCCGAGATGTTGGAAGAATTAGCCCAGGAACCGCAGATTCGCGAACATGCGCGAAAAATAGGTCTTTCCATTCAGCGTCTGGATAAAATTCTTCATGCTGTCCGTAACGAAGAAGTGGTCTATTCATTAAAATCAAAAAGCCCACTGCAGACGGTGGATCTGGGGGCCGCCTGTGACGAGGCGATTCAACATTGCAGCTGGCAACTTGAAAATAAAAATATCCAAATAATAATCGACGTGCCACCAGGCAAAGTCGTCAAAGCGGACCCTTCCGCCCTCGTAAATCAGGTTTTGCTGAATCTGCTTTCGAATGCGATTAAGTTTTCCCAGCCCGGTCAGTGCATCACCATTGATTATATCGAGAAGCCAGAACATCTGGGATTAAGGGTGAAGGATCAGGGGGTCGGCATCCCCGCCGAGGACCTGGAATATATCTTTAAAGGGAAAAAACTTTTTTCGCGACGGGGAACCGCCAACGAAAGCGGGACCGGACTGGGCACCACATTGGTCAGCGACTATATGCACCTTTTTGGCGGGGTGATCGAGGTGGAGTCCACGCAATCCTTGCGGGGTGAGGGTTCTGGGACGACCGTCATTCTTCTTTTTCCTAAACGCCCTTCGGCGACATAGCTGTCTGAATAAAGTTTCGACAAAAAATGAAACTTCGAAAAATCCTTTTTAAAGCGTCAAATCTTTAGAGAGTCTACATAGTCATGATGATCCACGGACTTTAAAAAAGTTGAGAGAGCCAGTGAATGGGTTGAGAATTTAAACATAATAATTACCAACCCAGGAGTTTTCCATGAACAAAGGGATGCGATTAGCTGCAACAGGATTGTTGTTACTGTTGGTGGGGTGTCAGAAGGCTCAGGAGAATAGTGAAGTGATGGATCTTTCCAGCTCCACATTGACCTGCAAACCCGGCTCGCAAAAGATCAGCACGTCCGACCTTAAGATCGAAGGCGAGTCTGTCGGTCAGACCAACGAGTCGATCCGCTATAAGCTGAACGAGCAACTGTCCTGTGATAGCACTCAGGAAGTCGTGTGGAAATCTGCCGGTGGTACGGCACGAACTGCCAGCAGCGTCACTTCAGTATATAAAAAGGCCGGAACGTACATCATGACGGCCAAGGTTCAAGACATGAGTGGCGTCACTTCGCAAGAAGTGTCCTTTAAAACCGTGGTGGTTGCTGGCGAACCTGTGATGTTGGCGCCGACAGTGGGAGTAGCTGGACAGCCCGTGACTTTCGACGTGGGTATTCCTGAGACGATGACTCTTTTAGATGCTTATTGGACTTTCGGTGACGGCACGCCGTCCGTCAGCTCGATGGAAGCGATTCAACACACCTACGCTAATCCCGGAACTTACACTGTGAAAGTTCTTGTTGTTGGAAATCCTGGTGGTGAGAAAATGCTTTCTCAAACTATTGTGATTTCTGAAGAAGAGGATCAGGTGGTTTGTACGGCGGCCGCCGCGATTTCGGGTCCTTCTGAAGCGAAGGTGGGATCTCCGGTTAGTTTGTCTCTTTATATGCCACAATGTTTGGCTGATCAGGTGGGCGCCATTCGTTGGGCCTTTGGTGATGGTGGCTCGGCATCGGGTCAAAATGTTCAGCATACCTATACCGCAGAAGGCACATTTGAGGTCAGCGCGGTGTTGCTCAAAGGTGATTCCAGTCAGGTGCTTTTCAATTTGAAACATATCATCACCGTGACTGCGGCCTCTCAAGAACCTGATCCAGAACCAACGCCCGAGCCGGAGGTTCCAGGTTCCTGCACCGTGAAAGATCAAACTCGTGAATCTCAAGGTGACATCTATTCAGAGACAATGGCTTGTGGCTTGAATGGTTCTAAAGAAATCTCTTATCGTGATGTGATCAAAGAACAATGTCAGTTGGTCAACGAGAAGTTAAGTTGGGTGGAAACCTCTCGAGTGAAAGAAGTAACCAATGAGGGTTCTTGTGAGGGGCAGTCATGCCGCTTGCCTGATGGAAGTGTTCTGCCGCATGGTGGATCGAAGGTGTTATACTCGACCAGTTCGCCTGTCGGCTCGTGTGCTAGTGTTTCCCAGGAAAGAGTGTGTAACAACGGAGTGCTTTCAGGCTCTGATTCTTACAACCAAAACTCTTGCCACAATGGCTGCGGTGATTTCGGTTCGCACGGTACCGTGAAGACAGAAGTCGTTACAGGCGAAGTGAAAGTGTCCTTGACTTGTGCCTTCGGAGAAACCGGATTCTTTGACATCTTTAACGAGGTTGCAGACCAAAAATGTCAAGACGGTCAAATTATCAGTTCGAATACTCGTCAGGGTTCGATTAAAACGGCCGGCGTATGTCCCACATATAAATATGTACCCACAGAAAACTACACAGCTTGTACGGCGGATTGTGGTGGTAAACAGGCGCGCATCTTCGTTTGCGTGGATGACAAAGGAACGCAAGTTAGTAATGAGCGTTGCGTAGGTCAGGTTTACCCGGTGGAAGAACGAGTTTGTGATGGCAATCCTGAAGCCGTTCGTCGCCAGGAAACCGCAACCTCTGTTGAAGAAGCGAATAGTTCACAAAAATGTCCTTCGAATCAAATTGGTGTGATCGTCAATAAACGTAATGTGACGACTGTCAGCACTTACGCGTGTATTGATCATCAGGTGCAGTTAGCAGGAACGGAAACTCAATACAGCGCTTGGGTGGCTGAAAGCTACTGCCGTGACTATGTGGCCCGACGTTGTTCGCAAGACAGCTTGAGTAACTCGCAAGCGCAGGGTCGCTATGAATGGATGGTGAAGTGTCAGGATCAATTGCCTCTAATTAAAGAGTTCCTGACTCAGTTTGAAGATGTGAAGGCAAAATCGGGCAAGACATCGGTAGCTTTGAACTCGAACGGACAGCACTTGTATCCGACATTCATGAATCGGGCTTACAGCCCCGAAAAACCTTGGATTGCACCGACTTCGAAAACTGCCGCATGTAGCATGCCTTCGACGGTCTATGTGGCCACGGTGTGTGTGTCTTCATGTGCGACGCCGGAACAGTTGATTCTGGCTCAGGAAGCGGGCAACACAGAAATGAAGTATGTGCCTTTCATTGAAGCGTTGACGAAGAACTATGCCTTTGTCGCCTCTTTGCAAAGCGCGCAAAGCATGGGCAGCAAAGCGATCCAAAAAACAAAAGTCGATCAGTGGATCACAGAGCTTATGGAGACAGAACACGATATCCTCCAGTTCCGTATGAAATCGGGTCGCACCCTTAAAGTCACTCCGAACCATCCATTGGTGGCGGCAAATGGCTTTATGCAGTCCGCGCAGGATTTCAAAGTCGGCGAGGATTTAGTGCAACTGGGTGGTGTGTTGGATGAGATCGTTTCGATCACACCGATGAAATATACAGGAAAGGTTTACAACATCTTCGTTCAGTCGACGGCGATTCATCACAATATCCTGGTTCTAAATGGATACTTGAACGGTTCGGCGTACTTCCAAAACGACGGAGCTAAAGAGTTGAACAGATCC carries:
- a CDS encoding amidohydrolase family protein, which codes for GLTAYCYTGGYDCPPKTLTGSVRDDLIYIPEVIGVGELAIADRRAPEPEIKDLAKACIDSYVGGMLANKPGVAHIHVGDGARRMQSLRDLMEKHVVLPGNFHITHIGRSEALIKEAVEMARQGCYVDLDLWDRDFSYWYQVYKELKGPLDQLTVSSDASKGPPADLWYEIKACVLQHGFKLEELLKHFTSNTARALKLSRKGHLAVGCDADVAVFDKNTFEMKHVISRGQILMKDGKLNFINRPPDSRREFDVYGIRKEEDSKI
- a CDS encoding cyanophycinase — encoded protein: MESVKKKIRRSEARHVKVLHPQGTLIIIGGREDKTGEKRILKEIAARVHGGKLIIITAASEVPHEVWPEYREIFKKLGVKKIEHFHCNQPEEVRTMDLQKLFDKAKVVFFTGGDQLKLTSKLGGTLVMDYIIEVFKKGGTLAGTSAGASVMGEIMLVGGENAESHKVGNWMMAPGMRFVESLIIDQHFAQRGRIGRLLGAVALNPGVLGIGIDEGTAIIVEQEQFRIMGENAVYVLDGRGVTYTNISEASADQTMSIHDVRLHVLSEPEVFDLKKRTALSMSSGNG
- a CDS encoding hemerythrin domain-containing protein, which codes for MLIYDALRKDHDEVKELLARLIELEETQTASPQRTKLIEQIVETLIPHARAEEAVLYNSLRMLKDSKDDAMHAYREHMEAEALLRVLQVQDKANMAWKTTARKLQSSLEHHIQEEENHLFMVAQGLFTDEEAEAMTDEFNDMKMEVSEKGFMGTTLDMITNLMPPAMSDALRSNNNRHVQ
- a CDS encoding cupin domain-containing protein, translating into MSILEQLLAPMTLSDFSTNHLYREPYAAPEKAAFLRKSLSWNTLDEILFTGHKNCWLPRQGQLPTDENLNTGQLTFSQARKGFIEGRTVLVRHAEQAHPVFAAIARDFYRLFKAPIDVQLYCTPEGQEGFDWHYDYEDVFVIQSHGEKEFRLRKNSVNPGASLRKESQAEDLRKETNRAEIRCYLKPGDWLYIPAGYWHKALALTDSYHISVGVLRGKSSSSPY
- a CDS encoding DUF1254 domain-containing protein, with translation MRLLILVLMVPSILWGQTEDTRARQLEVLAKKATIYAYPLVENARAIYEQFYNRDSKAFKAPVNTLRTVATLPDASFKTPSMNLDVAYGYLLMDLRAEPFVISLPKITKDRYHSVQIMDLYTHNVDYLGTRKDGREEGPFLIVGPTWTGSAAGFRRIIKVETEFALALFRMQIFDEPDLVNVQALQSQYKVMPLSVLQKGTAVQKPALIFPPVLDVNDVDSYFATFNFVLGLSPVLKSEKALRADFESLGLAPGQPFELARLNPEQRAALRKGYAEGLQEIREVAQNTGDTRHLYGTREFFKENYLNRAVGAFLGLYGSSKEEAVTVAWRVDEINEGEKLDGSKYNYMLRFTKNNLPPVRAFWSLTMYDAGLNLVKNPISRYHISSHNLSKLKRDGDGGLTIHLQRTSPGPTKETNWLPTPAGPFVAVLRMYAPMKEVREGQWKKPAMTAVNPSALSKK
- a CDS encoding sensor histidine kinase; the protein is MQLSTGVSSPQATNPSEVIFADQSAPDLAMGYSAEDLWIRVTLFNDSDSVEKKILYLDSPLAGRLSLYGADGIEQISGPGVPLQDRLYHSRLGAFPLELKPRSEEVLYLKRDSHHALSGRVVIEDESTFLKNEMTAKAIFFFYIGGILSLVIYNFFVGLSTSQKDHLSYAVFAFSFGVTAMVLHGVFDTYLFPQGHFVFSNYLMFFSSLTLLSATLFVRRFLNIGRSFWVGYYGTILFCGLALVTVFVSFFAPKHRELFVFGYWIDLSIAGAILFFIFCGFYSLIKLKNRLALYFLASWLVVLVGTFFWIASLHGLVRSTSFTQYSLLFANLGEMLVLSLGLAYKLKTLDREKRLAQQAAGDKERYHRLVRVLSHDVANTVSGLMYHSEMLEELAQEPQIREHARKIGLSIQRLDKILHAVRNEEVVYSLKSKSPLQTVDLGAACDEAIQHCSWQLENKNIQIIIDVPPGKVVKADPSALVNQVLLNLLSNAIKFSQPGQCITIDYIEKPEHLGLRVKDQGVGIPAEDLEYIFKGKKLFSRRGTANESGTGLGTTLVSDYMHLFGGVIEVESTQSLRGEGSGTTVILLFPKRPSAT
- a CDS encoding PKD domain-containing protein, coding for MNKGMRLAATGLLLLLVGCQKAQENSEVMDLSSSTLTCKPGSQKISTSDLKIEGESVGQTNESIRYKLNEQLSCDSTQEVVWKSAGGTARTASSVTSVYKKAGTYIMTAKVQDMSGVTSQEVSFKTVVVAGEPVMLAPTVGVAGQPVTFDVGIPETMTLLDAYWTFGDGTPSVSSMEAIQHTYANPGTYTVKVLVVGNPGGEKMLSQTIVISEEEDQVVCTAAAAISGPSEAKVGSPVSLSLYMPQCLADQVGAIRWAFGDGGSASGQNVQHTYTAEGTFEVSAVLLKGDSSQVLFNLKHIITVTAASQEPDPEPTPEPEVPGSCTVKDQTRESQGDIYSETMACGLNGSKEISYRDVIKEQCQLVNEKLSWVETSRVKEVTNEGSCEGQSCRLPDGSVLPHGGSKVLYSTSSPVGSCASVSQERVCNNGVLSGSDSYNQNSCHNGCGDFGSHGTVKTEVVTGEVKVSLTCAFGETGFFDIFNEVADQKCQDGQIISSNTRQGSIKTAGVCPTYKYVPTENYTACTADCGGKQARIFVCVDDKGTQVSNERCVGQVYPVEERVCDGNPEAVRRQETATSVEEANSSQKCPSNQIGVIVNKRNVTTVSTYACIDHQVQLAGTETQYSAWVAESYCRDYVARRCSQDSLSNSQAQGRYEWMVKCQDQLPLIKEFLTQFEDVKAKSGKTSVALNSNGQHLYPTFMNRAYSPEKPWIAPTSKTAACSMPSTVYVATVCVSSCATPEQLILAQEAGNTEMKYVPFIEALTKNYAFVASLQSAQSMGSKAIQKTKVDQWITELMETEHDILQFRMKSGRTLKVTPNHPLVAANGFMQSAQDFKVGEDLVQLGGVLDEIVSITPMKYTGKVYNIFVQSTAIHHNILVLNGYLNGSAYFQNDGAKELNRSLFRKTLTRGAF